In the genome of Pseudomonas sp. HS6, one region contains:
- a CDS encoding organic hydroperoxide resistance protein, whose protein sequence is MSQIEKVLYTAKTHTTGGRDGASRSSDGILDVKLSSPGTNGGGTNPEQLFAAGWSACFIGAMKAVAVQQKISLPADLAVDAEVDLGTNSGGYLLQARLNVSLPGMERGAAQQLVDAAHQVCPYSKATRNNIEVELKLV, encoded by the coding sequence ATGAGCCAGATCGAAAAAGTCCTCTACACCGCAAAGACCCACACCACCGGCGGACGTGACGGGGCGTCGCGCAGTTCCGACGGGATCCTCGACGTCAAACTGTCGTCTCCCGGCACCAACGGCGGCGGGACCAATCCGGAACAACTGTTCGCCGCCGGCTGGTCGGCGTGCTTCATCGGTGCGATGAAAGCGGTGGCGGTGCAGCAGAAAATCAGCCTGCCAGCGGACCTGGCGGTGGATGCCGAAGTGGACCTGGGCACCAACTCGGGAGGGTATCTGTTGCAGGCGCGGCTCAATGTGAGCCTGCCGGGCATGGAGCGCGGCGCGGCACAGCAACTGGTGGATGCGGCGCATCAGGTGTGCCCGTATTCGAAGGCCACGCGCAACAACATCGAAGTCGAGTTGAAACTGGTCTGA
- a CDS encoding SCO family protein, with protein sequence MTALLTRRKVLAGMGVLGLGLLAGCDTRGQLSYKYGKDLSDKILGRTFKLKDTEGNTVSLSSFRGLMPMIFFGFTQCPAVCPTTLARAAKIKKLMGKDGDILQVVFITLDPERDTPQILDAYVKTFDPSFVALYGTLEETKATAKEFDVFYEKVPAGDTYTLSHTSTSYVYDTRGNLRVGLSQSLSAQECTEDLLTVMEVC encoded by the coding sequence ATGACGGCTTTGTTGACTCGCCGCAAGGTGCTTGCGGGAATGGGCGTGCTCGGTCTGGGCCTGCTCGCCGGCTGCGACACCCGTGGCCAACTGTCGTACAAGTACGGCAAGGATCTGAGCGACAAGATCCTCGGACGCACCTTCAAGCTCAAGGACACCGAAGGCAACACCGTGTCGCTGTCGAGCTTTCGCGGCCTGATGCCGATGATCTTCTTCGGCTTCACCCAGTGCCCGGCCGTCTGCCCGACGACCCTGGCCCGCGCGGCGAAAATCAAGAAGCTGATGGGCAAGGATGGCGACATCCTGCAAGTGGTGTTCATCACCCTCGACCCGGAACGCGACACACCGCAAATCCTCGACGCCTACGTCAAGACCTTCGACCCAAGCTTCGTCGCCCTGTACGGCACCCTTGAGGAAACCAAGGCCACCGCCAAGGAATTCGACGTCTTCTACGAAAAAGTCCCTGCCGGCGACACCTACACCCTGTCGCACACGTCTACCAGTTATGTCTACGACACCCGCGGCAACCTGCGCGTGGGTCTGTCCCAATCGCTTTCTGCACAAGAGTGTACGGAAGACTTGCTTACCGTCATGGAGGTCTGCTGA
- a CDS encoding GFA family protein has product MCSICHTRLCNTTTAAPGMNVLRAGTLDESRSLQPMAHIWVSHKQPWLTLPEGLPSWPQSPMPQAFGEALMAYAD; this is encoded by the coding sequence GTGTGCAGCATCTGCCATACGCGTCTTTGCAACACCACCACGGCGGCGCCGGGGATGAACGTTCTGCGCGCCGGCACACTCGATGAAAGCCGATCACTGCAACCGATGGCGCACATCTGGGTCAGTCACAAACAACCTTGGCTGACGCTGCCCGAGGGGCTGCCGAGCTGGCCGCAAAGCCCGATGCCGCAGGCCTTCGGCGAAGCCCTCATGGCGTACGCTGATTGA
- a CDS encoding sterol desaturase family protein translates to MDVLTQLNAYLHRLLIEPVAEQFFSLFDLNGRIGVVFIFTSYCVAYGLFRFRKSRRLTEAPTFWQFLGGGRVHGHRSAWLDYRYYFIKGILRVALVLPVVALVDPHILRSGDYVQFFTRLWGAREQVWDHPSIALFYGLGVFVFRDFLHYWIHRAFHSRFLWEFHKVHHSALVLVPVTASRIHIVESIFERIVITAGLGAFAGVVWYACGGEVSRYTLFGVTWLALIINGLGANLRHSHVWLSFGPKVEHVLNSPAQHQIHHSDAPRHFNKNFAINLSLWDWMFGTLYVTTPTPEVLRFGTGEQDRTRYLTVYSLIVTPFVDTAKRLSSNADGLRTWFNQRTP, encoded by the coding sequence GTGGACGTCCTCACGCAACTCAACGCTTATCTGCACCGACTGCTGATTGAGCCGGTCGCCGAGCAGTTTTTCAGCCTGTTCGATCTGAATGGCCGCATCGGCGTGGTGTTCATCTTCACGTCCTATTGCGTGGCCTACGGTCTTTTCCGCTTCAGAAAATCCCGCCGCCTGACCGAGGCCCCGACCTTCTGGCAGTTCCTCGGCGGCGGTCGTGTGCATGGGCATCGCTCGGCGTGGCTGGATTACCGCTACTACTTCATCAAGGGCATTCTGCGGGTCGCACTGGTGTTGCCGGTCGTGGCGCTGGTCGATCCGCATATTCTGCGTTCGGGCGATTACGTGCAGTTTTTCACCCGGCTCTGGGGCGCCCGCGAGCAGGTCTGGGATCATCCCTCGATCGCGTTGTTCTATGGCCTCGGCGTGTTTGTGTTCAGAGACTTCTTGCACTATTGGATTCACCGCGCCTTTCACTCCCGCTTTCTGTGGGAATTCCACAAGGTTCACCATTCGGCGCTCGTGCTGGTGCCCGTCACTGCCAGCCGGATTCACATCGTCGAATCGATCTTCGAACGAATCGTCATCACCGCCGGCCTTGGCGCTTTTGCCGGTGTGGTCTGGTACGCCTGTGGCGGGGAGGTCAGCCGCTACACGCTGTTCGGCGTGACCTGGCTGGCTCTGATCATCAACGGCCTGGGGGCCAATCTGCGGCACAGCCATGTCTGGCTGTCGTTCGGGCCGAAGGTCGAACACGTGCTCAACAGCCCGGCCCAGCACCAGATCCACCACAGCGACGCGCCACGACATTTCAACAAGAACTTCGCGATCAACCTGTCGCTGTGGGACTGGATGTTCGGCACGTTGTACGTCACCACGCCGACACCGGAAGTGTTGCGCTTCGGCACGGGCGAGCAGGACCGCACACGTTATCTGACGGTGTACAGCCTGATCGTCACGCCGTTTGTGGACACCGCGAAACGCTTGTCGTCGAACGCCGACGGGCTCAGAACCTGGTTCAATCAGCGTACGCCATGA
- a CDS encoding copper chaperone PCu(A)C: MNPFLNNIKRAALGLSLLGLAFQVSAQTKVDDAWVRATVPNQSASGAFMTVTADSDSKLLSVASPVAKDVQIHEMTMKNDVMSMGPVNSVDLPAGKAVKFDPNGYHVMLMGLNGQLKEGDNVPLTLTVENAKGEKQAIEVQAPVRSLTNMEGHDHSKMH, from the coding sequence ATGAACCCTTTTCTGAACAACATCAAACGTGCTGCACTGGGCCTGTCCCTGCTGGGCCTGGCGTTCCAGGTTTCGGCGCAGACCAAGGTCGATGACGCCTGGGTCCGTGCAACCGTGCCAAACCAGTCGGCCAGCGGCGCGTTCATGACCGTCACCGCCGACAGCGACAGCAAGCTGCTCAGCGTTGCATCGCCAGTGGCCAAGGACGTGCAGATTCACGAAATGACCATGAAGAACGACGTGATGAGCATGGGCCCGGTCAACTCGGTCGACCTGCCGGCCGGCAAAGCCGTCAAGTTCGATCCCAACGGCTACCACGTGATGTTGATGGGCCTGAACGGTCAACTGAAGGAAGGCGACAACGTGCCGCTGACCCTGACCGTCGAAAACGCCAAGGGCGAGAAACAAGCCATCGAAGTCCAGGCGCCGGTGCGCTCGCTGACCAACATGGAAGGCCACGATCACAGCAAGATGCATTGA
- a CDS encoding ABC transporter substrate-binding protein, protein MALPFKRSALTLLAVSLAGALLGNTAQAEGKISIAQQFGIGYLILDVVRDQHLIEKHGKAQGLDIKVDWNSISGATAMNEALLTGSLDVVSAGVPPMLTVWDRTKGKQNVKAIASLGSMPNYLLTNNPNVKTLKDFSEKDRIAVPAAGVGFQSRTLQIETAKEFGNDQYKKFDDISVSLPHPDATAALIAGGSEINAHFSSPPFQYQALQNPNVHKVLSSYDVLGGQATFNVLYTTEKFHDENPKTYRAFYDALAEAEQIIKADKPAAAQAYIRVEQSKLPLALVEKIVTDPEIDFTVVPQRTFIYAEKLQELGVLKNKADSWKDYFFEEAHGGAGS, encoded by the coding sequence ATGGCCCTACCGTTCAAACGTTCAGCACTGACACTGCTGGCGGTTTCGCTGGCCGGCGCACTGCTCGGCAATACCGCTCAAGCCGAAGGCAAGATCAGCATCGCCCAACAATTCGGCATCGGTTATCTGATTCTGGACGTGGTGCGCGATCAGCACCTGATCGAGAAGCACGGCAAGGCTCAGGGTCTGGACATCAAGGTCGACTGGAACAGCATTTCCGGCGCTACCGCCATGAACGAAGCGCTGCTGACCGGATCGCTGGATGTGGTCTCGGCCGGCGTGCCACCGATGCTCACTGTATGGGATCGCACCAAGGGCAAACAGAACGTCAAGGCCATCGCTTCGCTGGGCTCGATGCCCAACTACCTGCTGACCAATAACCCGAACGTAAAAACCCTCAAGGACTTCAGCGAAAAGGATCGCATCGCCGTGCCGGCGGCGGGTGTGGGCTTCCAGTCCCGCACGCTGCAGATCGAAACGGCCAAAGAATTCGGTAATGACCAATACAAGAAGTTCGACGACATCTCCGTCAGCCTGCCGCACCCGGATGCCACGGCCGCGTTGATCGCCGGCGGCTCGGAAATCAACGCGCATTTCTCCAGCCCGCCGTTCCAGTACCAGGCGTTGCAGAATCCCAACGTGCATAAAGTGCTGAGTTCCTACGATGTGCTCGGCGGCCAGGCCACATTCAACGTGCTGTACACCACGGAAAAATTCCACGACGAAAACCCGAAAACCTACAGGGCGTTCTACGACGCACTGGCCGAGGCCGAGCAGATCATCAAGGCTGACAAGCCTGCGGCGGCTCAGGCTTACATTCGCGTCGAACAGTCGAAACTGCCGCTGGCGTTGGTGGAGAAAATCGTCACCGATCCGGAAATCGATTTCACCGTGGTGCCGCAGCGCACCTTTATCTATGCAGAGAAATTGCAGGAGTTGGGTGTGCTGAAAAACAAGGCGGACAGTTGGAAGGATTATTTCTTTGAAGAGGCGCATGGCGGGGCGGGGAGTTGA